In the Bacillus shivajii genome, one interval contains:
- a CDS encoding permease, translated as MIRRIEQNIVEITGFLILALVLYLVVLNGGAAIEPYFFPQSILAFNTIFLSILIEAIPFVLVGVFIAGMIQVFVTEEHIKRLIPKNRLMAVCMSCVVGALFPACECGIVPIVRRLVSKGIPIFAGVGFLLTGPLINPIVIFSTYVAFGQDVKMALLRMVLGLMIALIITAIISLLFRRNQLKHSTNVNESNHSTYRFPLSMRIKAMFIHSVDEFFSVAKFLVIGAILAAFVQTYVSTNAILSLGEGIVYSTAIMMGLAYLLSLCSEADAFIGASFRHMFPDASLLGFLIYGPMLDLKNTIMMMAVFKLRFVIVLMIIITVTVFSVLFIVHPWI; from the coding sequence ATGATACGGCGTATTGAACAAAATATTGTAGAAATTACAGGCTTCCTCATCTTAGCTCTTGTTTTGTATCTTGTAGTATTAAATGGAGGAGCGGCTATTGAACCGTATTTTTTCCCTCAGTCAATTTTAGCGTTTAATACCATTTTTCTTAGTATATTAATTGAAGCAATACCGTTTGTACTGGTAGGTGTTTTTATAGCGGGGATGATTCAAGTATTTGTAACAGAAGAGCATATAAAAAGGTTAATTCCAAAGAATCGGTTGATGGCAGTCTGCATGAGTTGTGTTGTTGGGGCGCTATTTCCAGCATGTGAGTGTGGAATTGTACCTATCGTTAGAAGATTAGTATCCAAAGGAATACCAATTTTTGCTGGTGTTGGTTTTCTTTTGACCGGTCCATTAATTAATCCAATTGTTATTTTTTCAACGTATGTTGCTTTCGGTCAAGATGTGAAAATGGCTTTATTACGGATGGTTCTTGGTCTTATGATTGCATTAATTATTACAGCTATTATAAGTCTCCTTTTCAGACGCAACCAATTAAAACATTCAACAAATGTAAATGAATCTAATCATTCTACATATCGCTTTCCGTTATCGATGCGAATAAAAGCAATGTTTATTCACTCTGTAGATGAGTTCTTCAGTGTGGCGAAGTTCTTGGTTATCGGAGCGATATTAGCTGCTTTTGTTCAAACATATGTATCAACAAATGCTATATTAAGTCTGGGAGAAGGGATTGTATACTCTACAGCGATTATGATGGGACTAGCTTACTTATTATCATTATGTTCCGAAGCGGATGCATTCATTGGAGCCTCTTTTCGGCATATGTTTCCGGATGCTTCGTTACTTGGATTTCTTATATATGGACCAATGTTAGATTTAAAAAACACAATTATGATGATGGCAGTATTTAAACTACGTTTTGTCATTGTTCTCATGATTATCATCACTGTCACTGTTTTTAGTGTGTTATTCATTGTACACCCTTGGATTTAA
- the folE2 gene encoding GTP cyclohydrolase FolE2, with protein MKKSDFIPSREERHLLFGSVSPVKGNKPSVKEQMVDLQNTDRDFFFDLDAVGVSEVKHPIMIESKGTPSQQTSIGTFELTTSLPRENKGINMSRLPELMNDFHEEGFSVGLDRLTSFTKEMVHRMDQQSAQLKVSFPWFFERKSPALGKTGMMHADCFINVRYEEMEGFDVNVGLTAAVTTLCPCSKEISEYSAHNQRGYIKIEAVLKDMNEQEDWKVMLLEAAESSASALLYPVLKRPDEKAVTEKAYENPRFVEDVTRLVAAELYEIDEVCSFSVECRNEESIHLHDAIARIIVDKRK; from the coding sequence ATGAAGAAAAGTGATTTTATACCATCGAGAGAAGAACGTCATCTCCTCTTTGGTTCGGTTTCGCCGGTTAAAGGCAATAAACCTTCAGTGAAGGAGCAAATGGTTGATCTGCAAAATACGGATCGTGATTTCTTCTTTGATTTAGATGCTGTCGGTGTGTCAGAAGTGAAGCATCCTATTATGATTGAATCGAAAGGTACTCCTAGTCAGCAAACATCAATCGGAACATTTGAATTAACAACATCTCTGCCAAGAGAGAATAAAGGAATTAACATGAGCCGCTTACCGGAACTTATGAATGATTTTCACGAGGAAGGTTTTTCAGTAGGCTTGGACCGTTTAACTTCTTTTACAAAGGAAATGGTGCATCGAATGGACCAACAATCAGCTCAATTAAAGGTAAGTTTTCCTTGGTTTTTTGAACGGAAAAGTCCAGCGTTGGGAAAAACGGGGATGATGCACGCGGATTGCTTTATAAATGTTCGCTATGAAGAAATGGAAGGGTTCGATGTCAATGTTGGACTCACGGCTGCTGTTACGACGCTATGTCCTTGTTCAAAAGAAATTAGTGAGTATAGCGCTCATAATCAAAGAGGTTACATAAAAATAGAGGCTGTTCTTAAAGATATGAATGAACAAGAAGATTGGAAAGTCATGTTGTTAGAGGCTGCTGAATCAAGTGCAAGTGCTTTGTTATATCCGGTTTTAAAAAGACCGGATGAAAAGGCAGTTACAGAGAAAGCATATGAAAATCCAAGGTTTGTAGAGGATGTAACAAGACTTGTCGCAGCTGAGTTATATGAGATAGACGAGGTTTGTTCTTTCTCAGTTGAATGCCGTAACGAAGAGTCAATTCATCTTCACGATGCTATAGCAAGAATCATAGTAGATAAAAGGAAGTAA